Proteins co-encoded in one Brassica oleracea var. oleracea cultivar TO1000 chromosome C4, BOL, whole genome shotgun sequence genomic window:
- the LOC106338316 gene encoding uncharacterized protein At4g04775-like — MSASSSTTSGRRRGRTPGIPSKCWCGVGITELISKTNQNPYRRYYRCIYATSLRLENDNHVFKWVDEAFTDEIQQMNNQVRMLEEEVQFLKATIRSKSELSEGPKIMEPKIKISGGCVILAVVLVRGIMMYKK; from the exons ATGTCCGCTTCATCTTCCACGACCAGTGGTCGGAGACGAGGACGAACTCCGGGAATACCTAGTAAGTGTTGGTGCGGGGTGGGCATCACCGAGCTCATCTCCAAAACCAATCAAAACCCATATCGCCGATATTATCGGTGTATCTATGCGACGTCACTAAGG CTTGAGAACGACAATCACGTCTTCAAATGGGTTGACGAAGCTTTCACCGATGAGATACAACAGATGAACAACCAAGTTCGAATGCTAGAAGAAGAAGTTCAATTTCTCAAAGCAACAATAAGGAGTAAAAGTGAACTCAGTGAAGGTCCCAAAATAATGGAGCCTAAGATAAAGATATCAGGAGGTTGTGTTATTCTTGCTGTCGTTTTAGTTCGAGGAATTATGATGTACAAGAAGTAA